The Henckelia pumila isolate YLH828 chromosome 2, ASM3356847v2, whole genome shotgun sequence genome includes a window with the following:
- the LOC140884297 gene encoding cysteine-rich receptor-like protein kinase 44: protein MGLYSGFCGCLRRPARASEEEADGSEDSLFFKLEELQIATNFFSGLNQLGHGGFGPVYKGLLKSGQEVAIKKLSLNSRQGVPQFINEVKLLLRVQHRNLVMLLGCCAEGSEKMLVYEYLPNSSLDHFLFDKKKSILLDWTKRFRIVKGIVSGLLYLHEEAPERIIHRDIKASNILLDEHLSPKIADFGLARLFPGEDTHLETSKISGTRGYMAPEYAMHGYLSVKTDVFSFGILILEIVSGRKNHDGSLGAGKADLLNYAWTLFQTRKSLELVDASLQKCNPQEAAMCIHLGLLCCQASVADRPEMNSIQLTLLSNSFTLPRPGKPGVQGRAGRWTTTTNTSDAFTTNTDNVSVHTGATKDSEDSGFIDEYSRNSISYSSVDEGR from the exons ATGGGATTATACTCCGGGTTTTGCGGCTGCCTGCGAAGGCCGGCGAGAGCCAGTGAAGAAGAAGCAGATGGATCCGAAGATTCTTTGTTTttcaagctcgaggagcttcaGATTGCCACCAATTTCTTCTCGGGGTTGAATCAGCTGGGTCACGGCGGCTTTGGGCCTGTCTACAAG GGGCTGTTGAAAAGCGGACAAGAAGTAGCTATAAAGAAGTTATCCTTGAATTCAAGACAAGGCGTGCCTCAATTTATAAATGAAGTTAAATTGTTGCTAAGAGTTCAGCACAGGAACTTAGTCATGTTGCTAGGATGTTGTGCAGAAGGATCTGAAAAAATGCTCGTCTATGAGTACCTACCAAACTCGAGTCTCGACCACTTTCTTTTTG ATAAAAAGAAGTCTATACTGCTTGATTGGACGAAACGATTCCGAATAGTTAAGGGTATTGTAAGTGGTCTTCTCTATCTGCATGAAGAAGCCCCTGAAAGGATAATCCACAGAGATATTAAAGCCAGTAATATATTGCTTGATGAGCACTTGAGTCCCAAAATAGCTGATTTTGGTTTGGCAAGGCTGTTTCCAGGAGAAGACACACATTTAGAAACGTCTAAGATTTCTGGAACTCG TGGTTATATGGCTCCTGAATATGCAATGCATGGGTACTTGTCTGTCAAGACTGACGTTTTTAGTTTTGGTATTTTAATATTGGAGATTGTGAGTGGAAGGAAGAATCATGATGGATCACTTGGTGCTGGGAAGGCAGACCTTTTAAATTAT GCCTGGACACTCTTTCAAACTAGGAAATCATTGGAACTAGTTGATGCAAGCTTGCAAAAGTGCAATCCGCAAGAAGCAGCAATGTGCATTCATTTAGGGCTTTTATGCTGCCAAGCCAGCGTCGCTGATAGGCCTGAAATGAATTCCATTCAGCTCACTCTTTTGAGTAATTCATTCACTTTACCTAGACCTGGAAAACCAGGTGTTCAAGGTCGTGCAGGCCGATGGACTACCACAACCAATACTTCTGATGCTTTTACTACCAATACTGATAATGTGAGTGTACACACTGGTGCTACTAAGGATTCAGAAGACAGTGGTTTCATCGACGAATACTCTAGAAACTCGATTTCATATTCATCTGTGGATGAAGGTAGATGA